The following is a genomic window from Candidatus Micrarchaeota archaeon.
ATCATATTGGCAGCAACGTTCATGACAGATACCACTCTTGGTGTGGTGACCGCTTTAGCGATAGCGTTTCACGAGATACCGCAGGAGATAGGAGATTTCGGTGTTCTCCTTTACTCAGGGTACAGACCTAAAAAGGCACTGTTACTCAATTATCTGGTTTCTTTAACAATCTTCATGGGCGCAATACCAACGTTCTATCTTGGTAACATTGTAACTGGGTTGGTGCCCGTTCTGATACCGATAAGTGCTAGCAGTTTTGTGTACATCGCTGCTTCGGACATTCTACCTGAACTGAACAAAGAACACGGTAAAGAATCAGCTCTGTTATTCGTCTGCTTTTTGATAGGTATCGGTTTGATGTATGCTATAACGTTGCTCTGAGGGATAAGAACATGCATATCATAGTAGGCATAGACCCTGGCACCACGGTAGGTATCGCTGCAGTAGACCTTACGGGGAACGTTGTAAAAGTAATAAGTAAAAAGAATGCTGAAAGAAGGGACGTTGTACGTATGATAGAGAGGATGGGAACACCTGTTTTGGTCGCATGCGATAAACGTGTTGCTCCGGAATACGTGGTCAAAATCGCCGCATCTTTTAATGCGCGGTTGTACGTACCCGGTCATGACCTGACCGTTTCGGAAAAAGAAAAGCTTACGAAAGAGTACGATGTAAAGGATGACCATCAAAGGGATGCTTTAGCCGCTGCGCTTAAAGCCTACCATGTTTACGAAAACAAGTTCAGACAGATAGACAGCCTTACGTATTCTAAGG
Proteins encoded in this region:
- a CDS encoding ZIP family metal transporter, which translates into the protein MSILIHILLSSAMISAISLVGALTLAVKGIRRSVIKPLIAFAAGTLMGGAFIHLLPEGLENISPRLFGIVFLIGFSLFFLTERILRWHHCRETDECVKTVGKMNLLGDALHNVTDGIILAATFMTDTTLGVVTALAIAFHEIPQEIGDFGVLLYSGYRPKKALLLNYLVSLTIFMGAIPTFYLGNIVTGLVPVLIPISASSFVYIAASDILPELNKEHGKESALLFVCFLIGIGLMYAITLL